The Synergistaceae bacterium sequence CTCATCCGCAAGCATGAGTTTACCGGACGGGTCCTTTCCGAATTCAAGCTTGAAGTCGACTAAAATTATGCCTCTTTCGGAGAAAAATTCACCGAGCGCCTTATTGACGCGGAGCGATATGTCCTTGATCTTTGCTATGTCATCCTCCGTGGCCCAGCCGAAGAGGATCGCGTGGTCCTCCAGGATCAAAGGGTCGCCGAGCTCGTCATTCTTGTAGCAGAATTCGATCAGCGGACGGGGGAGTTTCATGCCCTCTTTAACTCCGAGGCGTTTGCATAGGGATCCGGTCGTGATGTTACGGACGATGACCTCTATGGGTACTATTTTTACGCGTTTGACGACTTGATGTGTGTCGTCTGTCTGACGCACGAAGTGTGATTCGACGCCCTTGGATGCGAGGTACTCAAACAGCTTGGAGCTGATTTTATTGTTAAGCTGTCCCTTGCCGCTCATAGTTGCCTTCTTCTCTCCGTTGAACGCGGTGAAACTGTCCTTATATTCAACGATGACGAGATCCGGGTCCTCTGTGGTGAATAACTTCTTTGCCTTGCCTTCGTAGATGAGATCCTTCTTTGTAATTTCCATAATAGCGCACCTCCGTTAAATTTCTTCCACATAATTTCCATTGTCAAGGTAATTGCCGTCAAAACATGCCGTGCATAGTTCGCTCCGGGGCAGCCCTATAGCTTCCGCAAGCTCGTCGCAAGTCAGATATTCCAGGGAATCCGCGCCTATCTTCCTGCAGAGCGACGGTATATCCATCAGCGCCGCGGCAAGCTCGTCTGAGCTTGGTGTGTCTATGCCGTAATAGCATGGGAAGCATACAGGCGGCGATGCGATGCGCATGTGTACTTTCCCGGCTCCGCTGTCGCGTATCATTGAAACGATACGCCCTGCTGTCGTGCCGCGGACAAGTGAATCGTCAACTATAACTGCCTCCCGGTCCCTGAAAATTTCAGGCTGGGGGTTCAGCTTGATCTTTACGCCCGCCTCGCGGACGCGCTGTGTCGGCTGGATGAATGTCCTGCCGACGTATCGGTTCCTTACGACGCCAGACTCAAAGGGTATGCCTGAGCTCTCGGCGAACCCCAGAGCCGAGATGGTTCCGCTGTCAGGCATCCCGGCGACTATGGCATTTTCAGGGTTGCATGATTTTGCAAGCTTGTTCCCCAGCGCCTTGCGTACCCGGTAAACCGAGCGGCCGTCAATTACGCTGTCCGGACGCGCAAAATATACATATTCAAATGAACAGTGGCAGTGGCGCTGTGTCTCGACCGGAAGCCTGCGTGAGATCATGCCGCGTTTGTCGATGATGAGGATCTCTCCGGGGGCGACGTCCCGGATCATCTTTGCTCCTAGTATGTCGAGCGAACATGATTCTGACGCGACGTATATCGTGTCGTCGCGCTGCCCTATCACCAGCGGACGAAATCCCCATGGGTCCCGCGCTGCGATAAGGGATCCGTCGAAGAGCACGGCAAGGCTGTATGCGCCCTGTATCTTCATGAGGGCTGTCTCAAGCGCCTCAAGAGGGACAACTCCGGGCTGGTGAGCCATAAGCTGGAGTATTGTTTCAGTGTCGCACGACGTATGGAATATGGCGCCCCTGTCCTCAAGATAGCCGGTGAGCCCCTTGGCATTGGTAAGGTTCCCGTTGTGTGCTATAGCCACAGGCCCCTGTGCATAGTTCGCACCGAGAGGCTGGCAGTTTTCCGGCCTTGTGCCTCCCGCAGTGGCATATCTGACATGTCCGATGGCCGTGTGCGCATCTGCCGCCGCCAGGTCGCTCTGGTCCAGCGCCTCATGTACAAGCCCCAGCCCCTTTTTGATGTGCACGGTCCCGCCCGAGATCCACGCGACGCCTGCAGAGAGCTGACCCCTGTGCTGGAGAGCGCAAAGGCCGAGGTATATGTCCTCAAGGACAGGGCTGCCGCTCATACTGAAAGCTCCGAAGACGCCGCACATGCCTATATGCCCTCGAAGAACGCGGTCTTGAGCCGCTCCAGAGGAAGTTCAAACGATCCGTTCCATACAAAGCTTGTTCCGCCGGCCGTACCTATGCGGCGGAAGCGGAAACCGGCCCATATATTTTCAAATTCCGATATTTTTTCCTGTGGCACCGCATAAATCGCCCGGGCCCCGCCCTCGGAGAACAAGAGCGCTTCAAGCGATGATTCCGGCTCGATCGTGATGTCCATGCCAATATCCGAAGAGATAGCCTCTCCTGCAAGTGCAAGGGCAAGTCCGCCGCCTGCAAGGATCCGCCCTGAGCCGGCAGCGCCCGCATGTGCCGTTTTGACGGCGCGTTCGCGGAAGGCTCTTTCTTTTGCGCAGTCCGGCGCCACTGTTTTCCCAAGAGGCCTGTCGTTTTTCATCTCCTGGTATCGTGTTGCGCCAAGGGAACCATCCGTGTCGCCGACAAAATAGATCTTATCCCCGGGTCTTACTCTGCCGGAAGTCAAAAGCTGATCTCTGTCCGTCAGAAGTCCCGCCGTCACGACCAGTGGGGTCGGGCAGATGCGTCCATTCGCGGTCTCGTTGTAGAGGCTGACGTTGCCGGATACGACAGGGCAGTCAAGCTCGCGGCAAACGTGGGCGAGCCCCTTGACGCACTGCTCAAGCTCGTAAAATTTCTCCGGCACCTCCGGAGATGCGAAGTTAAGGCAGTTTGTCATGCCGAGGATATCCGCACCTGAGAGCCAGAGCCAGCGCAGCGAGCGTGCCATGGTCTCGGCAGCGCCGGAGTAAGGATCTGTCCAGCACTTCCACGGTTCGGCCTCCATAGTGAGCAGGCATGCGCGTCTTGTCCCGGGGACCTCAACCATCGCAACGGGGCTGCCTGGGCCGGCTATCGTGTGCAGCTGGACCATCGAATCGTACTGTTCCCATATGACGTGTTTGCTCCGTCCGTTATGGCAGCCGATGAGCGACAGAAGATCAGATGCCGGATCGTCTGACCTGAGTGTCGCAATATCCAGTTTTTGGCGCTCATCCATGTCCGCGGGTATCGCTGAAGGCCATGAGATCTCCGGGGTGTCTCCAAGAATGCCCACAGGAAGCTCGGCAATCAGTTCATCGCCGTTATAAACTTTGTACAAGCGGTTGTCTGTCATAGTGCCGATCACTGCGCAGTCAAGCCCGTAGTGTTTTGCAGTTGCAAATACATCGTCCAGTTTTTCGTTCTCGACTATGAGAAGCATACGTTCCTGGGACTCGGAGAGGAATATCTCCCAAGGCTGCATGCCCTGTTCGCGAAGCGGTATTTTCTGCACCTGTATGTCTATTCCGCAGCCGCTTTTGTGGGCGATCTCGCTTGACGAAGAGAGTATGCCTGCGGCTCCCATGTCCTGCATGGAAGCTATAAGGCATCTGTCAAGAAGGTCCAGGCAGCACTCTATCAGCAGTTTTTCCTCAAACGGATCACCTATCTGGATCTGGGGTCGGCTTGCACGCGAGTCTTCATCAAGCTCGCGCGATGCGAAGGAAGCTCCGGCTATGCCGTCACGTCCTGTCTTTGAGCCGAGCAGGACTGCGAGATCGCCGGCTTTTGCGGTCTTTGAGCTCGCCATCCTATCCAGACGGACAAATCCGGCACTGAACGCGTTGACGAGAGGGTTGTCGTTGTAGCAGGGTGAGTAGAAGGTCTTGCCCCCGACTACCGGAACGCCTACCGCGTTTCCGTAAGAGCCTATGCCTTCGACGATGCCCTTAGCGAGATTCTGTGTCTTTTGAAGCTCCGGATCCCCGAAAAAAAGACCGTCCATAGATACCGAAGGACGGGCCCCCATTGCTATTATGTCCCTTATTATGCCGCCGACTCCGGTTGCTGCGCCCTGAAACGGGGCTACCGCGGAAGGATGGTTGTGGCTCTCAACCTTGAACGCGAACCCCCAGCCTTCTCCCATATTGACCACGCCGGCATTTTCTCCCTGTCCCTGCAGGACATGCCTGCCTTTTGAGGGGAAGGTCCTGAGCAGGGGCCGCGTCGATTTATAGCTGCAGTGTTCGGACCACATTACGCCTATGAGGCTGAGCTCAAGGTCGTTCGGTCCCCGTCCCAGGATCTCTTTAACGCGCCCGTATTCGGTCTCGGAGAGGCCTGCTTCGCGGAAATCCATCAGAAAGCACCTCTTCCTGCAAATGTTTTTGCTATTGAATCCCAGAACATGACGCCGTCCGTGCCCCCGTTGAGATGCGCTATGGTCGCGCGCTCCGGATGCGGCATGAGTCCGAGTATGTTGCCGCGTCTGCCGCATATCCCCGCTATGCCGTTAAGCGCGCCGTTAGGCGCATATTCTTCTCCGGCTTTGCCGGTTTTCGGGTCTGCATATCTGAATATGACCTGTCCCGCATCCTCAAGTTCCTTAAGATCCTTCGGAGGCAGAAAATACAGTCCCTCATGGTGCGCTATCGGAAACTGGACTATGTCTCCGGTCTTAAACCCGGAAGTGAACATGTTGTCCGTGCGCTCAACGCGGATGTGGCACTTACGGCAGATAAAGCTAAGGGATGAATTTGGGAGCAGTACTCCCGGAAGCATTTTCGCCTCTGTAAGCACCTGAAAGCCGTTGCAGATCCCGAGGACAAGTTTCCCCTGATCGGCATGCCTGCGTACGGCCTCTATTATTGGGGATCGGGCGGCCATTGCGCCTGAGCGGAGATAGTCGCCGTAAGAAAATCCTCCCGGAAGGACCACAAGGTCCGGCTCGGTCGAAAAAGACTTTTCCTCATGCCATGTCATTTCAACGGCCGACTTAAGTGTCTCGGATATTGCCCGCTGAACGTCCCTGTCGCAGTTGCTGCCTGGGAAAACGACGACCGCCGTGTTCATTTCACGGCTTCCTTGACTGATATCTTAAAGGACTCGATCAGGTCGTTGACCAGAAGGTCGCCGCACATGGAGCAGAGCGATTTTTCTGCAGTTTCTGCGTCAGGGGAATCAAGTTCCATCGTTACGATACGTCCTACACGTACCTTGTCTATACCTTTGTATCCGAGGTTTATCAGAGTTTTCTCTACGGCTTTGCCCTGTGTGTCAAGAACTCCTTCGCGCGGAGTAATAACAACTTCTGCGTGAAAAATCATACAGTTGGCCTCCTTGGGTGGTTTGTAGTTTGTAGGTAATTGTTCACTTAGGTGTTTATAATATAACGCTGATAAAAATAAATGTCAATAAAATCTTTGTGCCAAAAAGACTAAAAAAAGCGGTTTTACTAACGATAATAACGCATAATAATTGACATCCAGTATAGCATTTTACTATAATACAACGTACGCAGATCATCATAGACAGCGGATGGGGCACGCAGGATCCAGGGATGAGAGAAATGTGGTCTTTGACGTAGTCCTGTCCATAAAACTCAAAGGGGGCAGATATGTTATGAAAGGTAGCAGGCGTCTTGTTATTTTAATTATGTTGGTTGTCTGTGTGACGATGATGGCAGGCTCTTCTGCATTTGCCGCAGCCAAGGTCATCAAGATAGGGGCTCTGTTCCCTCTCACCGGCCCTGCTGCCGTATCAGGGCAGAACTGCGTGAACGCAGTACTCGCGGCAGCCGATCTTATCAACAAGAAGAATGCCGATATCGATTTACCGCTTGCAGCACAGGAAGGGATCCTCGGCGGCTATAAGATCGAGATCGTGCAGGCCGATCACCAGGGCAAGCCTGATGTAGCCAAGTCAGAAGCTGAGCGTCTCTATAATCAGGAGAAGGTCTTTGCGATAATCGGATGCTACAACAGCTCAGCGACAAAACCTGCAAGCGCAGTTGCAGAGCGTGCAAAGAAGATCTTCATGTGCGGTTGCTCAAGCTCTGCGGCACTGACCGAGAGAGGATATAATTACTTCTTCCGTCATGCTCCTACCGACGCGATCGAGTCCAATGAGTTTGTTGACTACATCGCATATCTTAACAAAGAAAAGAATGCCGGTATAAAGACTCTCGGGCTTATCTACGAGAACACCGAATTTGGCAAGCACGCTGCCGACGAGGCACGCAAAGCTGCAAAGAGGACAGGGCTCGACATCGTCGCGGACGTTCCGTTCAACAACGGAGCAACGAACCTCAACAGCGAAGTACAGGCACTGAAGGCGAAGAACCCGGATGCAGTATTCGGAGCTGCTCTCGGCGGAGACTATTCGCTCTGGGTCCGCACGATGAAACAGGTAAACTGGCTTCCGAAAATTGCCATCAATTACTGCACCGGCTACCAGAACCCCGCTGTCCAGAAGGAGCTTGGACATGATGGAGACTTCTTTATGGGCGGCATGGGATACTCGCCGGAACTTGCCAAGAAGTTTATGGCTGAAGCGATGAAGGTCGAAAAAAGATACTATACACCGAGAAGCAACCAGCCGTTTGACAGTGATTCGATCCAGGAGGGTATAATGCTCCATGTCCTGGCACAGGCTATAGAGAAGGCCGGTTCGCTGGACACCGAAAAGGTAGTTAAAATCCTACGGACAGAAGAATTCCCATGCGGCATGGCTCTGAGCGGAACAGTCAAGTTTGCGCCGGGCGGGCAGAACATCAAAACACTGAGCGTTATAACTCAGATCAAGGACCAAAAGTACGGCACGGTTTTCCCGCTTAAGTATAAGGATACTGAACCTGTATTCCCGATGGTTCCGTGGGGTAAACGCAACTGATCATCCTTTACAGCTGAATAAACAGCATGAGGCGGGGCATCTTGTCTGCCCCGCCTTTTTTAGGGGGGGTTCTCGTGAGTAATTTTCTACAGGTCCTGATCGACGGCATACTGAGCGGGCTGCTCTATGCTCTGGTTGCAGTAGGTCTGAGTCTTATATGGGGCGTCATGGACGTCATCAATTTTGCACACGGTGAGTTTCTGATGGTGGCTATGTACATCTGCTACTGGATGGGGTTCATTCTGGGCATTGACCCGCTTTTTTCTTGGATCGCATCTGGAATATTTCTCTTTCTGCTGGGCTGTGTCACTTATAAGGTAATCATTAAAAACAGCCTCGGCAAAGCCGCTATGGCGCCGCTGCTTGCCACATTCGGCCTTTCCATGTTTCTTAAGAATTTCTGTATGAACCGCTTTACACCTAACTTCCGGCTTCTCTCAGGCACCATTATGGAGGGAAAGACGTTTAATGTCGGAGGGGCTATTATCTCAGTCCCTCAGTTTGTCACAGCTATCTTTGCACTTGTCGTCATTATCCTGGTCTACTGGCTGGTGAAGAAGACCCGTCTGGGCTGGGCGATACAGGCGACGGCGATGGACAAGGAAGCCGCTGAGCTGATGGGCATCGATACCGAAAATATTTATCTTCTCATATTCGGACTGGGAGGAGCATGTGTTGGCATAGCGGGCGGACTTATGACTTCATACCTGGCGGTGCATCCGGAAGTGGGCAGCCTGTTCAGCCTTATATCGTTCGTTGTCGTTGCGCTCGGTGGGTTCGGCAGCATCCCCGGCGCGCTCTTCGCCGCCCTTCTTATCGGCCTTGTTGAGTCTTTCGCTGGTTTCTACATAGCCGCTGTCGTAAAATATGTCGCAGTCTTTGCAATATACCTTATCGTAATTCTTGTCAGGCCTAAAGGGCTCTTCGGGTGGTGACGGCCATGGGAAAATATAAAGGAGACAAACTTTGGTACGGTTTTCTCATAATAGCAGTCATCCTTCCGTTCATCCCCGGAGTCATCGGCGGTTCGTTTTTCGGACATGTCGCCGCGATGGTACTGCTCTATGCCGCGATGGCACAGTCGTGGAACATAATCAGCGGATACTGCGGACAGGTTTCGTTCGGGCACTCCGTGTTCTTCGGTATAGGGGCTTACGGAGCTGCGCTTGCTGTAGTGAACTACCACACGCTCCCGTGGTACGGGGCTCCCCTCGGGATGTTGGCCGCAGCCCTGGTATCCGTAATTATCAGCTATCCATGTTTCAGACTGAAAGGGCACTATTTTGCTATAGCTACATTTGCTATAGTTGAGATATTTAACCGGCTCTTCATGATATGGGACAGGGTCGGCGGCGCCCTGGGTTTGGACTATCCGATACTTCCTGACGGATGGATAAACTTTTCGTGGTCTGATACAAAAAACGGCTACTATCTTGGCGCCCTTGCGATATTCACACTTGTCTTCGGAATAGTCCGCTGGATCGAGCATAACCGCATGGGCTACTATCTGCGTGCGGTCAGGGAAGGCCAGGAAACGGCGGAATCGCTTGGCGTAAACAGCACTATGGTCAAGCTCTCGGCAATGGCGCTCTCAGCGGCTCTCGCCGGGCTCTGCGGCGCCTTTTTCGCACAGTACAACTACCGCGTCGATCCCCCTATGGTAATGTCTCTGGATATGTCGATGAAATTTGTGCTCATCACCATACTTGGCGGAGTCGGTACTTTCTGGGGCCCGTTCCTGGGCGCGCTTGTGCTGATACCGCTGCAGGAGTACACGCGGGCATATCTCGCATATCTGGGCGCCGGTGTCGACCTTATAATATTCGGGCTTATCATAATTATCGTAATGATCAGGCAGCCGCTTGGGATAATGGGAGTTATCAGATACTGCATCAGAGATAAGCGGGATGAAAAGGAGGGTGACGCGTAATGGCACTGCTTGAAGTCAGAAATCTGACGATGAAATTCGGCTCTCTTCTTGCCAACAGCGATGTCTCCTTCGATGTCGGACCGGGAACGATAGTTGGGCTCATAGGTCCCAACGGCGCCGGCAAAACGACCCTTTTCAACTGTGTCGCAGGGCTCTACAAACCATCCGGGGGCACGGTGACATTTGACGGGAAAGATATCACCGGCTTTCCTGCATGGAAGATCGCGCGGCTTGGAATGGCGAGGACTTTTCAGGTTGTCCGTCCGCTTAAGGAAATGACAGTGTTCGAGAACATCCTTGTCGGAGCATATATGCGCCACAAGGATACAGCCAAAGCAAACGAGGTCGCCGAGCGCTGCATGTCCCTCTGTTTTCTTGAAGAGATGAGAGACAAGCTCGCAGGGGGGATGACAATAGGAAACAAGAAAAGACTTGAAGTTGCCAGATCTCTTGCCACGGAGCCCAAACTTCTTCTCCTTGACGAGTCCGTCGCAGGACTTACGTCCACAGAGGTAAAAGAGATGGTGGATGTTATCTTGCGGCTGAAGAAAGATGGCATAACTATCCTGATGGTGGAACACATCATGGAGGCGATCATGCCTATTGCGGATAAGATCGTTGTGCTGAACAGCGGAAGGAAAATTGCCGAGGATACTCCGCAGGCAGTTATAAATGACCCGTTCGTCATCACGGCTTACTTTGGCGAGAAATATGCCAGAAGGCTCAGAGCGGCAAAGGAGGGACAGTGATGGCTGCTATGCTTGAAGTCAATAATATCCACTGCGCCTATGACTGTGTCCCTGTCATACACGGGATATCCCTGGAAGTAAATGAAGGTGAAATAGTCGCCATATTGGGAGCCAACGGGGCAGGAAAGTCAACTGTCATGCGGACCATTGCGGGGCTTATGCATCCGCAGAGCGGCTCAATAAAATTCCTTGGCGAGGATATCAGCGATCTGCCGGCGTCACGCACCATCAAGAAGGGGCTCAGCTACGTACCCGAAGGCCGCCGCTTATTCGCGAAGCTCTCTGTCCGGGAAAACCTTGAACTCGGCGCGTTTGCTCTAAGTGACAGAAAAATCGTTGATGAACGGCTGGAGGAGATGTACGAACTATTCCCCATACTCAGGGAACGCAGGGATCAGATCGCGGAGACGATGAGCGGCGGGGAACAGCAGATGTGCGCTATAGCAAGAGGGCTTATGTCGAAGCCCAAACTGCTGATGCTCGATGAACTTTCGCTGGGGCTTCAGCCCAGCATTGTTGAAAAGGTATTTGAGACAGTAGTTGAGATCAACAGGCGCGGCGTCACAGTCCTGCTTGTTGAACAGATGGTGCAGGAAGCCCTTGAAATTTCAACAAGGGGCTATGTGATCCAGACAGGACGCATAGTACATGCGGGCAGTGCGCAGGAACTGCTGAACTCCGATGATGTACGCAGGGCCTATATGGGGATGTAGCTGCTTAAATTTGTATGACATGATTTTTATATGACATTTGGCGCCTGATCCTTGACGTATCCGCAAATGCAGAGGATCAGGTCTCTTTGTGCCTAAAGGTGGGAACTGTATGGGTTTTGCTTCTGAAATATTATGATTTAAAATAATTATAAATTGCTTGTAAATGAAAAGTACTAATGCTAGAATCCACTAGTTTCAACTTACATATATATCAGTGTGAAGGCGGGCAATAATATGGACAACAGGAAACGGATCGACCTTATTGATAGAGATAAGATACTGCCGCGGGATGAACTGGTCGCCTTACTTGCAACATTTAACGACGAGGACAGGGCTTATGCGGCAGAAAAGGCCAGGGCTTTGTCTATAGCACATTTTGGGAAGAAGATATATTTCAGGGGGCTTGTTGAAATTTCAAATTACTGCAGAAATGACTGTTATTACTGCGGCATCAGGAGAAGCAACAAAAACGCGGTCCGCTACCGCCTGACCAAGGAAGAGATCTTATCATGCTGCGAGCTGGGGTATGGCGCCGGCTTCCGTACTTTTGTACTGCAGGGCGGCGAAGACGAATATTTCTCGGATGACAGACTTATAGATATAATCAGCGGCATCAAAAATAAATATCCGGATTGCGCTTTGACGCTTTCGCTCGGAGAAAAAGACAGGGAGTCATACCAAAAGCTCTTTGACGCAGGAGCAGACAGGTATCTGCTGCGGCACGAAACGGCATGTGACGCTCATTATTCCAAGCTTCATCCGGCAGAGCTCTCTATCGCGCACAGGAAGCAATGCCTGTATGATCTTAAAGAAATCGGTTTTCAGACCGGCTGCGGAATGATGGTTGGTTCTCCCTTTCAGACCGTTGAGAACCTTGCGGAAGATCTTATTTTTATCAAAGAACTTGATCCGCAGATGGTTGGCCTCGGACCTTTCATCCCCCACAAAGACACGCCGTTTAAGGATCATCCCGCCGGTAAAGCGGAAGATTCACTGTTCCTTCTGAGCCTTGTCCGTCTCATGCTCCCAAGGGTACTTCTGCCGTCGACCACCGCGCTGGGGACGGTGCGGGAAGACGGCAGGGAACAGGGTATACTTGCCGGCGCCAATGTTATTATGCCAAACCTTTCTCCGCTTGAGACACGAAAAAACTATCTGCTGTACGACAATAAAATAGGCACCGCGGATGATGCCTCTGAAAGCGTGGCGCTTATAACTGATAAAATCAATAAAATAGGATATGAAGCGGTAGTTGACCGCGGGGATTACAGGTAGCAGCCCGGCAGAATATCTGTTTTGCCGTGGTCGCTCTTAATAAACTTCCTTATTCGTACAGTTGAAGGATCTGACAGGGAGAGGTGGCAGTAATGGCAGAGGATATTTTTCAGAGATCGCTTGATATGCACAGAGAACTAAGGGGCAAACTGGATATTGAATGCCGAAGCAAAATAGAGAGCATGGATGACCTTGCACTGGTGTATACCCCTGGAGTCGCTGAGCCGTGCAGGGAAATAGAGCGGGACCCCGAAGCGATATGGGATCTTACGATGAAGAACAACCTTGTAGCGGTCATAACGGACGGCACAGCGGTGCTTGGGCTCGGCGATATAGGGCCTGCGGCGTCCCTGCCTGTCATGGAGGGCAAGTCCTGTCTTTTTAAGCGTTTTGCCGGCATCGATTCGATCCCCATCGCTGTAAGCACGAAGGATGTGGACGAGTTTGTCGATGCGGTATCGAGGATAGCGGTGTCGTTCGGCGGGATCAACCTTGAGGATATTTCAGCCCCGCGCTGTTTTGAGATAGAGCGCAGACTTCAGGAAGCGCTTGATATACCGGTCTTTCATGACGATCAGCACGGTACGGCCGTTATTGCGCTGGCCGCTTATAAAAATGCTCTGAGGCTTACCGGCAGAGACCTGGAGAAGGCAATGCTTGTAATCAACGGGGCAGGGGCCGCCGGATGTTCGATAGCGAGGTATTTTATCTCCGCAGGAGCAAGGAACATCGTGATGTGTGACATAAACGGGGCACTATGCGCCGGATATACGGAAGGGCTGAACGAAGCCCAGATATCATTGTCCGAGGCAACAAACCCGGAGAGGCGAAGGGGAAGTCTCGCAGATGTGATAAAGGGTGCGGATGCGTTCCTCGGCGTCTCGCGTCCGGGACTGCTTACCGGAGATATGGTAAGGACTATGGCTGAGAGACCCGTCATATTTGCCATGGCGAACCCGACGCCTGAAATTTTCCCGGATGAAGCTCTTGCAGCCGGGGCAGCCGTTGTAGCAACGGGCAGAAGTGATTTTCCAAATCAGGTAAACAATTGCCTAGGTTTTCCGGGTATTTTCCGCGGGGCGCTTGATGTCCGCGCGCGGACGATAAACGAGGAGATGAAGATCGCAGCATCAAAGGCGCTGGCGGAACTTGTCAGCGATGAAGAACTTTCAGAGAACTATATAATCCCTGGAGTCCTTGACCCGCGCGTTGTCCCGGCAGTGGCGGCAGCTGTTGCGGCAGCGGCACATAAGACAAAGGTGGCGAGAATTTAATGTTCATGGATCATGAGTCGGCAGAAAAGATAGTCAGGGAATATGGCAGCCCTGTATATGTCTACAGCGAAAAAATACTCCGTGAGAGATGCAGGGATCTGCTTGATGCATTTGACGGCAGGATAAAACCCAGTTATTCCGCGAAGGCCAACTCAAACCTCACACTGCTTCGGATCATCCGCGAAGAGGGGTTGGGCGCGGATGCAATGTCGCCTGGCGAGATATTTGTCCTTGAAAAGGCCGGGTTCTCACACGGGGAGATCTTCTACATCGGCAATAATGTATCATGCGAGGAGATGCGGTACGCGACAGACAGGGATATCATGGTGAGCGTCGATTCGCTTGCACAGCTTGAGCAGTTCGGGCAGATAAACCCGGGAGGAAGGGTCGCGGTAAGGTTTAACCCGGGGCTTGGAGCCGGACACTGCGACAAGGTCGTCACGGCAGGCCATCATACCAAATTTGGCGTACAGGCGGAGTTCTGCCCGCAGGTTAAAGAGCTGCTTAAAAAGTATGGATTGACGCTTGCCGGGATCAATCAGCATATAGGCTCGCTCTTTCTTGATGCTGATCCCTATGTGGAGGCCGCCGAGATGCTCCTGGATATGATAGGGGAAGAGTTCCCCGGTCTTGAGTTCATAGACTTCGGGGGCGGCTTTGGTGTGCCGTACAAACCATCAGAACACAGGCTTGACTTCAATGACCTCACGGGCAGGCTGTTTCCGGTAATGGACAAATTCATCGAGAGATACGACAACAAAGATGTGCGCTTCAAGTGTGAGCCTGGCAGGTATATAGTTGCTGAGTGCGGAGTGCTCCTAGGGACTGTGCACGCGGTCAAGGAAAATTACGGCTCTGTATACGTCGGCACCGATATCGGGTTCAACGTTTTGATGCGGCCTGTGCTCTACGACTCATACCATGAACTGTCCGTTCTGAGGGCTGACGATCCAGCTCAGGATTATGACGGTTCTGTCATAGTAACGGGAAACATCTGCGAGAGCG is a genomic window containing:
- the purS gene encoding phosphoribosylformylglycinamidine synthase subunit PurS, which translates into the protein MIFHAEVVITPREGVLDTQGKAVEKTLINLGYKGIDKVRVGRIVTMELDSPDAETAEKSLCSMCGDLLVNDLIESFKISVKEAVK
- the purF gene encoding amidophosphoribosyltransferase, encoding MCGVFGAFSMSGSPVLEDIYLGLCALQHRGQLSAGVAWISGGTVHIKKGLGLVHEALDQSDLAAADAHTAIGHVRYATAGGTRPENCQPLGANYAQGPVAIAHNGNLTNAKGLTGYLEDRGAIFHTSCDTETILQLMAHQPGVVPLEALETALMKIQGAYSLAVLFDGSLIAARDPWGFRPLVIGQRDDTIYVASESCSLDILGAKMIRDVAPGEILIIDKRGMISRRLPVETQRHCHCSFEYVYFARPDSVIDGRSVYRVRKALGNKLAKSCNPENAIVAGMPDSGTISALGFAESSGIPFESGVVRNRYVGRTFIQPTQRVREAGVKIKLNPQPEIFRDREAVIVDDSLVRGTTAGRIVSMIRDSGAGKVHMRIASPPVCFPCYYGIDTPSSDELAAALMDIPSLCRKIGADSLEYLTCDELAEAIGLPRSELCTACFDGNYLDNGNYVEEI
- the purQ gene encoding phosphoribosylformylglycinamidine synthase subunit PurQ encodes the protein MNTAVVVFPGSNCDRDVQRAISETLKSAVEMTWHEEKSFSTEPDLVVLPGGFSYGDYLRSGAMAARSPIIEAVRRHADQGKLVLGICNGFQVLTEAKMLPGVLLPNSSLSFICRKCHIRVERTDNMFTSGFKTGDIVQFPIAHHEGLYFLPPKDLKELEDAGQVIFRYADPKTGKAGEEYAPNGALNGIAGICGRRGNILGLMPHPERATIAHLNGGTDGVMFWDSIAKTFAGRGAF
- a CDS encoding phosphoribosylaminoimidazolesuccinocarboxamide synthase; its protein translation is MTKKDLIYEGKAKKLFTTEDPDLVIVEYKDSFTAFNGEKKATMSGKGQLNNKISSKLFEYLASKGVESHFVRQTDDTHQVVKRVKIVPIEVIVRNITTGSLCKRLGVKEGMKLPRPLIEFCYKNDELGDPLILEDHAILFGWATEDDIAKIKDISLRVNKALGEFFSERGIILVDFKLEFGKDPSGKLMLADEISPDTCRFWDSSTGDRLDKDRFRKDLGNVLGAYEEIWKRISA
- the purL gene encoding phosphoribosylformylglycinamidine synthase subunit PurL, with product MDFREAGLSETEYGRVKEILGRGPNDLELSLIGVMWSEHCSYKSTRPLLRTFPSKGRHVLQGQGENAGVVNMGEGWGFAFKVESHNHPSAVAPFQGAATGVGGIIRDIIAMGARPSVSMDGLFFGDPELQKTQNLAKGIVEGIGSYGNAVGVPVVGGKTFYSPCYNDNPLVNAFSAGFVRLDRMASSKTAKAGDLAVLLGSKTGRDGIAGASFASRELDEDSRASRPQIQIGDPFEEKLLIECCLDLLDRCLIASMQDMGAAGILSSSSEIAHKSGCGIDIQVQKIPLREQGMQPWEIFLSESQERMLLIVENEKLDDVFATAKHYGLDCAVIGTMTDNRLYKVYNGDELIAELPVGILGDTPEISWPSAIPADMDERQKLDIATLRSDDPASDLLSLIGCHNGRSKHVIWEQYDSMVQLHTIAGPGSPVAMVEVPGTRRACLLTMEAEPWKCWTDPYSGAAETMARSLRWLWLSGADILGMTNCLNFASPEVPEKFYELEQCVKGLAHVCRELDCPVVSGNVSLYNETANGRICPTPLVVTAGLLTDRDQLLTSGRVRPGDKIYFVGDTDGSLGATRYQEMKNDRPLGKTVAPDCAKERAFRERAVKTAHAGAAGSGRILAGGGLALALAGEAISSDIGMDITIEPESSLEALLFSEGGARAIYAVPQEKISEFENIWAGFRFRRIGTAGGTSFVWNGSFELPLERLKTAFFEGI